The Anaerolineae bacterium genome has a segment encoding these proteins:
- a CDS encoding DUF2079 domain-containing protein yields MSFRLYLTPARILLSLLMLVYFVYFGLYANQRHLAFETGAFDTGVYAQPLWNFIQGRGFAVSLIKDNGPLRWATHVEPILFLIAPLYKLWPHPRTLFWLQTAGLTLAAWPLYALAVQRLQNEWAALTMVAAYFLLPATEAVTLFDFHAVAFAPLFLLAAFYFLEQALTIQGKSLWLWPEKKQLSQAGEPATNGAAAAPPFFLLLTFYFLAGLFFMLAMSTKEDISLYVFMIGLYLLALRRCWREGGVLMGAGLVWFYVTFQVIIPAYRTGGGHSIYAAWFETLGHTPLDIALSPFTKPGAVLALLFQPGSLPALSMLTLPLLLLPLLGFPFLLMAAPGFAFIFLSQNPTLRQLETWHYAAPMLAFVMLATVDGMARVGYWWRGAKSNVLRLTLHPSRFALPLLSILLLIASFTYHVLRGYSPLSLLSEWSEVTRHHQLGRELAALIPEESSVLAQAQLVPYVAHRYQLAIWNGPLDTDYDYIWLDLSHPKLPNRFNAQGELLTGLVIEEAFGPIAAKDGYLLLKKGAARIPISEELFSFTKFDQLPANAQPFDAVFGDTLKLVGVKPDAHRLATSETEPQVVLYFETLQKPGQDYNLFVYLLDERGMVIGATDYAQPAIFWWPTSRWAVGDRRQVRVNTIPWWTGDKSRFSYALGFSHSNDPWDESVRLPVIAGPHTPPPLENQTLLPIAAFRRFGGLVYPAALEIIKR; encoded by the coding sequence ATGAGCTTTCGTTTGTATCTGACCCCCGCCCGCATCCTGCTCAGCCTGCTGATGCTGGTTTACTTTGTTTACTTTGGCCTTTACGCCAACCAACGCCATTTGGCTTTTGAAACGGGGGCCTTTGATACTGGGGTCTACGCCCAGCCGCTGTGGAATTTTATCCAGGGCCGTGGCTTTGCCGTGTCTCTCATCAAAGACAACGGCCCCCTGCGCTGGGCCACGCACGTTGAGCCGATTTTGTTTCTCATCGCCCCCCTCTACAAACTCTGGCCTCACCCGCGCACGTTATTCTGGCTGCAAACGGCCGGGCTAACTTTGGCGGCATGGCCCCTCTACGCCCTGGCCGTGCAACGTTTACAAAATGAGTGGGCAGCCTTAACCATGGTTGCTGCATATTTTTTGCTGCCCGCCACCGAAGCCGTAACCCTGTTTGATTTTCACGCCGTCGCCTTTGCCCCACTTTTTCTACTGGCGGCCTTCTATTTTTTAGAGCAGGCCTTGACCATTCAGGGCAAAAGTCTGTGGCTGTGGCCGGAAAAGAAACAATTGAGTCAAGCCGGTGAGCCAGCAACTAACGGCGCTGCTGCGGCCCCTCCCTTCTTCCTCCTCCTAACCTTCTATTTCCTGGCCGGCCTCTTTTTTATGCTGGCTATGTCCACCAAAGAAGACATCTCGCTGTACGTGTTTATGATTGGTTTGTATTTGCTGGCCCTACGCCGCTGCTGGCGAGAAGGCGGTGTTTTAATGGGAGCCGGTTTGGTTTGGTTTTATGTGACGTTTCAAGTGATCATCCCGGCATATCGCACCGGCGGGGGTCACTCCATTTATGCGGCCTGGTTTGAAACGCTAGGCCATACTCCCCTGGACATTGCCCTTTCGCCTTTCACCAAACCAGGGGCTGTGTTGGCCCTGCTCTTTCAGCCCGGCAGCCTGCCCGCCCTGAGTATGCTCACCTTGCCCCTGCTTTTACTGCCGCTCTTGGGCTTTCCGTTTTTGTTAATGGCTGCGCCGGGATTTGCTTTTATTTTTTTGAGTCAAAATCCAACGCTGCGCCAACTGGAAACCTGGCACTACGCCGCACCAATGCTGGCTTTTGTAATGTTGGCTACCGTTGACGGAATGGCTCGGGTTGGGTATTGGTGGCGGGGAGCCAAGTCCAATGTTTTGCGACTCACACTTCACCCCTCACGATTTGCCCTTCCCCTCCTTTCCATCCTGCTCCTTATTGCTTCTTTCACTTACCACGTCCTGCGCGGTTATTCGCCGCTATCTTTGTTATCCGAATGGTCGGAGGTGACCCGGCATCATCAACTGGGCCGCGAGTTGGCCGCGCTGATTCCCGAAGAAAGCAGCGTATTGGCCCAAGCCCAACTGGTGCCTTACGTGGCCCACCGCTATCAACTGGCAATATGGAACGGTCCCCTGGACACCGACTACGACTACATCTGGTTAGACTTGAGCCACCCCAAATTGCCCAATCGTTTCAACGCCCAGGGCGAATTGCTGACCGGCCTGGTCATTGAAGAAGCCTTTGGCCCCATTGCGGCCAAAGACGGTTATCTTTTGCTCAAAAAAGGCGCCGCCCGCATTCCTATTTCTGAAGAACTTTTTAGCTTCACCAAATTCGACCAACTCCCGGCAAACGCGCAGCCCTTCGACGCTGTTTTTGGCGACACGCTCAAGTTGGTTGGCGTAAAGCCGGACGCGCACCGGTTAGCCACCTCAGAAACCGAGCCGCAAGTGGTGCTTTATTTTGAAACCCTGCAAAAACCAGGCCAGGATTATAATCTTTTTGTTTATTTGCTTGATGAACGCGGCATGGTCATCGGGGCAACGGATTACGCTCAACCGGCCATCTTCTGGTGGCCTACCTCGCGTTGGGCCGTTGGCGACCGGCGCCAGGTACGGGTCAACACCATCCCTTGGTGGACGGGCGATAAAAGCAGGTTTAGTTATGCACTAGGTTTTAGCCACAGCAACGACCCGTGGGATGAGTCCGTCCGGCTGCCCGTTATCGCCGGCCCCCACACCCCGCCCCCCCTGGAAAACCAGACGCTACTGCCGATTGCCGCTTTTCGGCGGTTTGGGGGATTGGTTTATCCGGCAGCGTTGGAGATCATAAAGAGATAA
- a CDS encoding DinB family protein encodes MKEHQQTIERIYHLLKTCPDPQKREEGEGWSVKEIVGHLVDSVSNNHQRLSRYQANGNLNFPGYDQVQFVQRAHYHTFDFAVLLSLWFNYNQLLLHIIDHLPPEELSSTVTIGDRPALTLEQLVEEYFAHLELHAQQLSKIIEY; translated from the coding sequence ATGAAAGAACACCAACAAACTATTGAAAGAATTTACCACCTGCTAAAAACGTGTCCCGATCCCCAAAAAAGAGAAGAAGGGGAGGGCTGGTCGGTCAAAGAGATTGTGGGGCACCTGGTGGATTCGGTAAGCAATAACCACCAACGCCTGAGCCGGTACCAGGCTAATGGCAATTTAAACTTTCCCGGCTACGATCAAGTCCAATTTGTGCAGCGGGCGCATTATCATACCTTTGATTTTGCCGTCCTGCTCTCGCTGTGGTTCAATTATAACCAACTCCTGCTACACATCATTGACCACCTTCCGCCGGAGGAATTGTCATCAACCGTGACCATTGGCGATAGGCCGGCCCTTACCCTGGAGCAGTTGGTGGAAGAATATTTTGCCCACCTGGAACTGCACGCGCAGCAGCTAAGCAAAATTATAGAATACTAA
- a CDS encoding DUF2723 domain-containing protein: MAKITRLKHQILRLMRYAFCLNFDPLIGLLLFAGSVYAYTIVLAPTVLEGDKALFQYTPYVLGVTYPTGFPFYLLLGKLWLLLFPFGEIAWRMNLLSALCAAAALPLLYGALRRLLESRWAALVAVLTFATLPTFWHWATVAKTYPLNILLLASVLYLLSLALNKQKSLGSTPYATRNTSIFRAAYDISPLAIPTGLLGLQISVHNTAILLVPGLLLLAWLNFRQYLLDKKLALLHAFLFLAPLLFYLYIPLRAEGLIAHYGRQEAIQRGLLADFYQTGQAGLVDYFLAAKFTGGIVSNWGLIPERFATVYVPLLADNFTLMGIGLGIIGGLALAILRPRMFWPLFFIYIVPIPFVLTYDQGEQSAFLLPSFLMFSIFLGGIVNLVERLLATQISPSPSGLWPLVSRLLPALVFFTLIPFLYLPQIRYNYNWLEAKWNRAIYDEWADVLEHPLAEGAAMLAHWGDLTPFWYMQYAQNRRPDLRGLYPPTEEIVREWFATGGQNLYLAGPLQGWASGVQERYQLIPWGRLVRLAPRHIAPQTLLPSLPPVEVTFKPAATNPAKLRLLGVDYPPQASGGSDCAVTLTWQALADLPPETTVSLRLSQGDTIVAQLDDTLLSGWFPSETLPVGQHVLSYAPIPIPLGTLPRSYRLQLVVYTYYKEPWLASQGTTVLDLGNVEIISPPTNYKLTSPKAMLPQHDFNGEIELTDYDYSVRRVGQGKGFALKLLWRAKQQPADNYTLLVEMVDAEGNILRAVAHRPVDGQAPTATWQTGQFVRDQIDLVVPASTPVGTKGLRVRLSWLWPDGSKLNLRRWFLPLGDSLDLDWLAITEKEGRVFAAPPVQYPIHANLGNKVRLIGYNVAATPEPGLSTRIFKQQISQQACTANPDSCHIHFDFYWQGLREMEEPYLVFLHVVDEQGQIVTQHDRAPGQRAKQPTTGWLPGEVVADPIDIQLPPNTVPGQYSIYVGMYLPPEGPRLPVLDNQGQAGADFVKVGVITVIP; the protein is encoded by the coding sequence ATGGCTAAAATCACTCGCCTCAAACATCAAATATTACGCCTGATGCGTTATGCCTTTTGCCTCAACTTTGACCCCCTCATCGGCCTGCTCCTCTTCGCCGGTAGCGTTTACGCCTACACCATTGTCCTGGCCCCCACTGTACTGGAAGGTGATAAGGCCCTGTTCCAATATACGCCTTATGTGCTGGGCGTCACCTACCCCACCGGCTTTCCGTTTTACCTCTTGCTGGGCAAACTCTGGCTCCTTCTGTTTCCTTTTGGTGAAATCGCCTGGCGCATGAACCTTCTCTCGGCGTTATGCGCGGCAGCAGCCCTGCCCTTGCTTTATGGCGCGCTGCGGCGTTTGTTAGAAAGTCGCTGGGCCGCCCTTGTGGCCGTGCTTACCTTCGCCACCCTGCCCACTTTTTGGCACTGGGCGACCGTGGCTAAAACTTACCCGCTCAACATTCTGCTGCTGGCCAGCGTGCTTTATCTACTGAGCCTGGCGCTGAACAAGCAAAAATCTTTGGGCAGTACCCCATACGCAACCCGAAATACGTCAATATTTCGGGCTGCGTATGACATATCTCCCCTGGCCATCCCCACCGGCCTGCTTGGCCTGCAAATCAGCGTGCATAACACCGCTATTTTACTCGTTCCCGGCCTGTTGCTGCTGGCCTGGCTGAATTTCCGGCAATATTTGCTGGATAAAAAACTGGCTCTGTTGCATGCCTTCCTTTTTCTGGCCCCGCTCCTATTTTATTTATACATTCCCCTCCGCGCCGAAGGGTTGATCGCTCACTATGGTCGCCAGGAGGCCATTCAGCGGGGATTATTGGCCGACTTCTACCAAACCGGCCAGGCCGGATTGGTGGACTATTTCCTGGCTGCCAAATTTACCGGCGGCATTGTCAGCAACTGGGGCCTGATCCCGGAACGATTTGCTACCGTTTATGTGCCCCTCCTCGCCGACAACTTTACCCTGATGGGTATAGGTTTAGGCATTATTGGTGGGCTGGCCCTGGCCATCCTGCGCCCGCGCATGTTCTGGCCTCTTTTCTTTATATATATCGTGCCCATTCCCTTTGTGCTCACCTACGACCAGGGCGAACAATCCGCCTTTCTGCTGCCTTCCTTTCTCATGTTTTCCATCTTCCTGGGCGGTATAGTCAACCTAGTTGAACGACTCCTGGCGACACAAATCTCACCCTCCCCCTCTGGTCTCTGGCCTCTGGTTTCACGTCTCCTCCCGGCGCTCGTCTTTTTCACCCTCATCCCTTTCCTCTATCTCCCCCAAATCCGCTACAATTACAACTGGCTCGAGGCCAAATGGAACCGGGCCATTTATGACGAGTGGGCCGACGTCCTTGAACATCCCCTGGCCGAAGGGGCGGCTATGCTGGCTCACTGGGGCGACTTAACCCCCTTCTGGTATATGCAATACGCCCAAAACCGCCGCCCAGATTTGCGCGGCCTTTACCCGCCCACCGAAGAGATAGTGCGAGAATGGTTTGCCACCGGCGGCCAGAATCTATACCTGGCCGGGCCGCTGCAAGGTTGGGCCTCCGGCGTCCAGGAACGTTACCAATTAATTCCCTGGGGCCGGCTGGTGCGCCTTGCGCCGCGTCATATCGCTCCTCAAACCCTGCTGCCCTCCCTTCCTCCCGTTGAAGTTACTTTCAAGCCCGCCGCTACAAACCCGGCCAAACTGCGCCTGTTAGGCGTTGACTATCCCCCTCAAGCCAGCGGCGGCAGCGATTGCGCCGTCACCCTCACCTGGCAGGCTTTGGCCGATCTGCCCCCGGAGACAACTGTCTCTCTCCGGCTCAGCCAGGGCGATACGATTGTGGCCCAGTTAGACGACACCTTGCTCAGTGGCTGGTTCCCCAGCGAAACCTTGCCGGTCGGCCAGCACGTCCTCAGCTACGCCCCCATTCCCATTCCCCTGGGCACGCTGCCCCGTTCATACCGGCTGCAATTAGTAGTTTACACTTACTACAAAGAACCGTGGCTGGCGAGCCAAGGAACAACCGTATTGGACCTGGGAAACGTGGAAATTATATCTCCCCCCACCAACTACAAGTTGACTTCACCTAAAGCAATGTTGCCGCAACACGATTTCAACGGCGAAATTGAACTGACCGATTACGATTATAGCGTCAGGCGAGTGGGCCAGGGCAAAGGTTTTGCCTTAAAGCTCCTGTGGCGGGCCAAACAACAACCGGCTGATAACTATACCCTGCTGGTGGAGATGGTAGATGCTGAGGGCAACATCCTGCGGGCAGTGGCACACCGGCCAGTGGACGGCCAAGCGCCCACCGCTACCTGGCAAACCGGCCAATTTGTGCGCGACCAGATTGATCTGGTTGTTCCGGCCAGCACTCCCGTAGGCACAAAAGGGCTGCGAGTCCGCTTGAGTTGGCTATGGCCGGATGGCTCCAAATTAAATCTACGGCGCTGGTTCTTGCCCTTGGGGGATAGCCTTGATCTGGATTGGTTGGCCATTACCGAAAAAGAGGGGCGGGTGTTTGCCGCGCCGCCGGTGCAGTATCCCATCCACGCCAATCTGGGAAACAAAGTACGCCTCATTGGCTATAATGTCGCGGCAACGCCTGAGCCCGGCTTATCAACCCGAATTTTTAAACAGCAAATCAGCCAACAGGCTTGTACGGCCAATCCAGATAGCTGCCACATCCATTTTGACTTTTACTGGCAAGGGTTGAGGGAGATGGAGGAACCTTATCTGGTTTTTCTCCACGTGGTGGATGAGCAGGGCCAAATTGTAACCCAGCACGACCGGGCCCCGGGCCAACGAGCCAAACAACCCACTACCGGCTGGCTGCCCGGCGAGGTGGTGGCCGATCCCATTGACATCCAACTTCCACCCAATACTGTCCCCGGACAGTATTCCATTTACGTGGGAATGTACCTGCCGCCGGAGGGTCCCCGCCTGCCCGTTTTGGACAACCAGGGCCAGGCCGGGGCAGATTTTGTTAAGGTTGGCGTGATTACCGTGATTCCCTAA